In the Gorilla gorilla gorilla isolate KB3781 chromosome 10, NHGRI_mGorGor1-v2.1_pri, whole genome shotgun sequence genome, one interval contains:
- the LOC101142088 gene encoding high mobility group protein HMG-I/HMG-Y-like, whose product MSESSSKSSQPLASKQEKEGTEKRGRGRPRKQPPMSPGTALVGSQKEPSEVPTPKRPRGRPKGSKNKSAAKTRKTTITPGRKPRGRPKKLEK is encoded by the coding sequence ATGAGCGAGTCGAGCTCGAAGTCCAGCCAGCCCTTGGCCTCCAAGCAGGAAAAGGAGGGCACTGAGAAGCGGGGCCGGGGCAGGCCGCGCAAGCAGCCTCCGATGAGTCCTGGGACAGCGCTTGTAGGGAGTCAGAAGGAGCCCAGCGAAGTGCCAACACCTAAGAGACCTCGGGGCCGACCAAAGGGAAGCAAAAACAAGAGTGCCGCCAAGACCCGGAAAACCACCATAACTCCAGGAAGGAAACCAAGGGGCAGACCCAAAAAACTGGAGAAGTAG
- the ARPC3 gene encoding actin-related protein 2/3 complex subunit 3, protein MPAYHSSLMDPDTKLIGNMALLPIRSQFKGPAPRETKDTDIVDEAIYYFKANVFFKNYEIKNEADRTLIYITLYISECLKKLQKCNSKSQGEKEMYTLGITNFPIPGEPGFPLNAIYAKPANKQEDEVMRAYLQQLRQETGLRLCEKVFDPQNDKPSKWWTCFVKRQFMNKSLSGPGQ, encoded by the exons GCTTACCACTCTTCTCTCATGGATCCTGATACCAAACTCATTGGAAACATGGCACTGTTGCCTATCAGAAGTCAATTCAAAGGACCTGCCCCCAGAGAGA CAAAAGATACAGATATTGTGGATGAAGCCATCTATTACTTCAAGGCCAATGTCTTCTTCAAAAACTATGAAATTAAG AATGAAGCTGATAGGACCTTGATATATATAACTCTCTACATTTCTGAATGTCTGAAGAAACTGCAAAAG tgcaaTTCCAAAAGCCAAGGTGAGAAAGAAATGTATACACTGGGAATCACTAATTTTCCCATTCCTGGAGAGCCTGGTTTTCCACTTAACGCAATTTATGCCAAACCTGCAAACAAACAGGAAGATG AAGTGATGAGAGCCTATTTACAACAGCTAAGGCAAGAGACTGGACTGAGACTTTGTGAGAAAGTTTTCGACCCTCAGAATGATAAACCCAGCAAG TGGTGGACTTGCTTTGTGAAGAGACAGTTCATGAACAAGAGTCTTTCAGGACCTGGACAGTGA